AAATTTAAAATCGGCCCGAGAATAATGGAACCGCCAACGGTGTAAAGGTCGCAATCGCCGTGACCGCGCGTGCATTCTGCATTATTTCTTTCGCTCGCGCCCGGCCTCTGGCAGCCTTGGTCCATGAGTCGGAGCACAGCAGCAAAGCCAAAAAGGAAATCGCCGGGCCGCAAAAAAATCTCCACGCCCGCGCGCACAATAAATCTCACTCTGCGGCTTCGTTACCACACCAATTTCGGCCAGTCCATTTTCGTCACCGGAAATCACGAATTGCTCGGCAACAGCGATTTCAATCGCGCCCTACCGCTGCAATATCTCAACGATGAATTCTGGCAAGTGACCATCGCCTTGCCGGTGACGGCGAAGAGCGCTCCGGTCACCTATAATTATTTCGTGCGCGAATCCACCGGCGCGCTGACTCACGATTGGGGTGCCGACAAAGTGATTCATCCTGCCTCGCTCACGCAAAGCGAAGTACTGATCATTGATTCGTGGAATTATGCCGGGTATTCCGCAAATGCCTTCGCTACCAAACCGTTTAAAAAAGTTTTATTGCCCGGTCGAAATTTTGCGCTTGGCTCGGATGCCCCCGCGAACGTCACCCATATTTTCAAAGTCAAAGCTCCCCTGCTCACCGGCACGCAAACAGTTTGTCTTGCCGGCGAAGGCGATGGCTTTCGCCATTGGCAATGGAACCAGCCGATTCTTTTCAACAAAGTGCCCGGGGAAGATTTTTTCACCGTGGCGTTGGACCTCAGCTACGCTCCGTCGCCGCTCACATATAAGTATGGCGTCTATGACATCAAAACGAACACCGTGATCCGCCTTGAGGATGGCGAGGTCCGCACACTTCAAGACACCAGCGCTCCCGGCAAGTTGACGATCATCAATGACGGTTTTGCCGTGCTGCCCGCGGACGCTTTCAAAGGCGCGGGCGTGGCCATCCCGGTTTTCAGCTTGCGCAGCGAAAATGGTTTCGGCGTCGGTGAATTTTTGGATCTCAAGACTCTTGCTGACTGGGGCAAACAAGCTGGTTTGAAATTGATTCAACTGCTCCCCATCAACGACACCATCGCCACGAAAACCTGGGTGGATTCTTATCCGTATGCGGCGATCAGCGCATTTGCGTTGCACCCGATTTATCTCAACCTGGAAAAACTTACGGCCAAGGCGAATCAACGCTTCCTGAAAAAATTGTCGCCCGAAAAAGCGCGCCTCAACGGCCTGCCCGCGCTCGATTACGAAGCGGTTATCAACGCGAAGCTCGCGTTCGTCAAAAAAATATTCCCTTCGCAAAGCAAAGAGACCTTTGCGACCGACGAGTACAAAAATTTCTTTGAACAGAATAAACATTGGCTCGTGCCTTACGCGGCGTTTTCTTATCTGCGCGATAAGTTCGGCACGCCTGATTTTGAAATGTGGCCGCGCTATCGCAAATACAACGCGAAAGAAATTTCCTCGCTCGCCGCGCGTGCTCCGGCGCGTGATGAAATCGAATTTTATTATTTCACGCAGTATCATCTTCATTGCCAGTTGAAGGAGGCGACGGATTACGCGCATAGCCAGGGGCTCGTGGTCAAAGGTGATTTGCCCATCGGCATCCATCGCCACGGCGCGGACGCGTGGCAAAATCCCGAACTATATCATCTCGATATGCAGGCAGGAGCGCCGCCGGATGCCTTCGCCGTCAAAGGCCAGAACTGGGGTTTCCCCACTTACAACTGGCCGCGCATGCAGCAGACCAATTTCGCCTGGTGGAAACATCGCTGCGAACAGATGAGTCTTTATTTCGATGCCTTCCGCATTGATCACATCCTTGGCTTTTTCCGCATCTGGAGCATTCCGCTGCACGCGGTTGAAGGCATCCTTGGATATTTCGTGCCCGCGATTCCCGTGAAGGCAGAAGAGTTTCCCGCGCGCGGCATCACTCTCAATCTCTGCCGCCTCACGCAGCCGTATATCACCGACCAAGTCTTGCGCGATATTTTTCAAAACGACAGCGATAAAATAAAATCGCAATTCCTCACTGCCGATGGCTCAGGAAATTATTCGCTCAAACCCGATTTTGCCACGCAACGACAAGTTGAACGTCATTTTGCCAAATTGCCCGCGAACGAATCCAACGACAAAATCAAAATCGGCCTTTACGATTTGATCAGCAATGTCGTGCTCTTCGAGGTGCCCGGCTCGGGTGGCAAAGAATTTCATTTTCGCCTGGGCATGGCTGATACCTCGTGCTTCAAGACGCTCGATGCCCAG
The Verrucomicrobiia bacterium genome window above contains:
- a CDS encoding 4-alpha-glucanotransferase; its protein translation is MSRSTAAKPKRKSPGRKKISTPARTINLTLRLRYHTNFGQSIFVTGNHELLGNSDFNRALPLQYLNDEFWQVTIALPVTAKSAPVTYNYFVRESTGALTHDWGADKVIHPASLTQSEVLIIDSWNYAGYSANAFATKPFKKVLLPGRNFALGSDAPANVTHIFKVKAPLLTGTQTVCLAGEGDGFRHWQWNQPILFNKVPGEDFFTVALDLSYAPSPLTYKYGVYDIKTNTVIRLEDGEVRTLQDTSAPGKLTIINDGFAVLPADAFKGAGVAIPVFSLRSENGFGVGEFLDLKTLADWGKQAGLKLIQLLPINDTIATKTWVDSYPYAAISAFALHPIYLNLEKLTAKANQRFLKKLSPEKARLNGLPALDYEAVINAKLAFVKKIFPSQSKETFATDEYKNFFEQNKHWLVPYAAFSYLRDKFGTPDFEMWPRYRKYNAKEISSLAARAPARDEIEFYYFTQYHLHCQLKEATDYAHSQGLVVKGDLPIGIHRHGADAWQNPELYHLDMQAGAPPDAFAVKGQNWGFPTYNWPRMQQTNFAWWKHRCEQMSLYFDAFRIDHILGFFRIWSIPLHAVEGILGYFVPAIPVKAEEFPARGITLNLCRLTQPYITDQVLRDIFQNDSDKIKSQFLTADGSGNYSLKPDFATQRQVERHFAKLPANESNDKIKIGLYDLISNVVLFEVPGSGGKEFHFRLGMADTSCFKTLDAQTQSQLNDLYVDYFYRRQDDFWMREAMQKLPALKRVTDMLVCGEDLGMVPDCVPEVMRRLGLLSLEIQRMPKLRDREFSYPREAAYLSVVTPGTHDMSTIRGWWEEEDKTRVRKFYEVELNQSGRPPAVCEPWINRAIIIQHLESSAMWSIFQLQDLLGMDEKLRRKNFHEERINVPANPKNHWQYRMHLTLEMLKKARAFTEEFKEYVQESGR